In the Thunnus thynnus chromosome 24, fThuThy2.1, whole genome shotgun sequence genome, atttatttaaatcaagTAGTTGAATATTTGAAGTAAGATAGCATCTGGTAAATGATAGAGTTGTCTGCCTTGAATATTAAAGGCTCAGAGTAATAACACAGCATTACGTCTTTGATAATGGTCGCCCATGTCTGTTtttgaccaaaaaaagaaaaaaaaagtccactcTCTACTTGAAAATAACTGCAGTTTTCTTGTCTCAAGGAGGATTCCACATGTTGTGGTTTCTTTTCAAAAGCATCAACCAACAGGTCTGGTGTTAATACCAACTTCTGTCATTACCAGTGGTGTGTGGTACAAGTGGACATCTGCAGCATACCAATGGTGTGGAACAATATTCCCCAGCATGCTTCGTCTACAGCAATAATATCGTTATGGCTGCCAGACATGAGAGGACTCTCCCTGCCTGCCACTGGACACACACCATTACTTTTgatggtgtctgtgtgtgtgtgtgtgtgtgtgtgtgtgtgtgtgtgtgtgtgtgtgcatgagagtaAAAATTGcgtgtgtgctctgtgtgtgtgcgcgtgtgcttGCGCCCTCAGGGTCACACATCCTGTCCGTGAAAATGGCTGATTCAGGACTCTCTGCCACTTTGCTTGTCAACTTGGGTCCATGCCGCCATAACCGCATCTGTAGGCGGGCAACTGTCTCcagtctgatgatgatgatgatgatcctCTGCAGCCATAACAAGACATTAACACCTTTTACACTCCGTTGACTCCTCTTAAAGCTGCAGGCAagttttgcatgtaaaaaaacacacacacacacacacacacacatacttgtcTCAGCAGCCAGAAAAGCATCTCACCCCTCCTAAATGAAACATTACAGATATGCTCCATTTGCCACAATGAAATTTTGAAGGGAACGTATTGGGTGCACATTAAGCAAGAACATATAGGATGTCTGGGCCTCTGGTGAGATGATCTTCCTGTGACCCCTTGGTATCCTTTAGTGTGAAGAAATCACGCATCAGTCTAGTTGTGGGATTTACAGACATTATCTtttgtgatgtgtgtttctgtgttttttggtgccttcttttcaaatatttgacttCAAATTGGGACTTCCAATATGTGACGTTGCCTGATGTAGCTTTAAagttgcactaatcaatatttttatattaacaatgggtcAAATGTCTATATGGATGACAATGGATCAAATCTCTGTGTATACTGTAAAAACAGAGGATTATCACCAGCTCTACAGCTCCCCTTAGGAGtctttcagctctgtgttttggttttatggcctgcaactttaatgttttggttctCATGGACTCATAACACACAGAGCCACAGTACACAACCTGTCCAGCatcaaacaacagacagacaaagttagcaactagctagtgGACTTAGTAGAGCATTTAGTTGCTAAAGAgacatatttttctcaggagatgGTGGCTACAATAAACAGAGCCAagtagagtgaatattggacttgaaTTCATCAGGTGGTGAGACAAATGAactaaaatgactaaaatgagtGCTAatattgctctgtgtctgctggatgtgtaaatacacAACTTTTTCTTAACACGGTTGCCAtgtcaactttataaggtgacaAAATGTCAATGTTGCAATAAATTGCTTGTTCCCCATTTTGCCCCAAAGTGGTCAGAAATGTAGCTGCTTTAAACtgtcaaatgtgtttttctgtgagtGTGGCAGAAAGAGGACGGCAGCAAAACCATTTGGACCGCACCTAGTGGCCGAAAATTTCTTGTTCTTATCTCTTTGATTTCCtctattttttctcctttatctGAAAATCTCAATAAGACATTTCCCCAACATCCTCAATAATCGTTTTTAGGGAGATGCTTGTGTCTATCACCGCGCCTCTGAGTGTGCACGCTTGTTGCTGTCATGCGTCCTGCTGGTGCATCATAAGGTATGGCTTTTTATTAGCCTCTGGTGTGTTGGGAGATGGGAGGGGGGTCAGCATTGCTGTGGCAGTAAACTAGCACAGCCGTCAGCCCTGCACACAGGAACAAACACCCCATTAAACCAAGGCCTTCACATATTACTGTAATAAAAGCCCCTGCTCTCGCCTTTATGGGCTTTTTAATTATGTCTATTCGTCTTCCTGGGCTTGTGAGCAACAGTTCATGATGAGCCCCATTTCACGAATAGGCCCACTCCACCACTGGCAGAAAGCTGGAGGGGGTGAATTAAAGGGAAAAGCCGAAAATGGCCCGAAGCTAAAATATGACTATTGTTACTGGGatggtattttatgttttacctCACAGTATGGAGCCATCTGCACTGCTTTTCCATTTCATTCTTTTGAgggtttttctttgttttagatGTGGATTAGTATAAAGATGGAAAAATCTCATGCAGCTCAAGTGAATTACAACTCTACAGTAATGGTGTGTATTGAATTATCTCCCTGAAATCAGGACAATGGCTGGACGAGCTGCAAGCTCTCTAAGAATTAACCATACAAATCATCCATGCATGAATTCAGCATAGAGGCCAGCACTTTGGGTCATTTTATTCCCTCTACATTTGCCTGTATGGTACTTGCATATATATActtgtatatattgtatatttatctCTTCATGcctcaacaacaacataaatcCCTGTCCACCGCCAAAACATTCTGATTGATGGAGCAATATAGATTAGCTCATTGTGTACACAGCATATATTTTATGGCCAGGTCATTTTCTGCAAGGCTGGACACCACAGCTTAACCCCTTTTAAACACGGCGAGCCACTAAACGTTGTATACAGTGCAGGTACCTGAGAATCAAACTGTAAAGATACTGAGCAGGTATCTTCTgcagtgaaatatgtttttcagagGCAGAAATACTGTCATTAATTGAGCTAAATCTTGATGAGCAAAGCCAGTGTTCGCAGAATTTGTGGGGGAGAACCGGGTTGAAAGTAACACAGGACGAAAGTAACACAGCGATTTTCTTGAAGGCCACAGTGTATGAGTCTGATAACTGTGTCAGTACGTACAGCATGCAACACTTACCAGAACCACGAAAAATTATGAGGATACATGATACTTTCGCTGAGTTTGACCTGAAAAGCTGTTTTCGATCGTGGTAAGTAAATTCATTCAAGCAGTACATTTTTTTGAATCAcaagttgtgtttgttgtttcatgTGTCATAATCATGATCATTTGACAGATTATTTGAACCACAGTTGGGTTTGTTTCTAGTGTGATAACATTTTTTGGATGGTTCAGAATGGTTTGGAACTTCCTGTAATCGGACCAATTACAGGAAGTTCCAGCAGGCTATCGtcatggaaaaagaaaaagaaaaaaaaagagccacagTAGCACGTAGGGAGAAGAGAAGACCAAGTCTTTAATTGAAATATGGTCCAACAACATTATAAAAAGTCAAGTATTttcagatgagagagagagagagaggatatgaGAGGGCGGAAGAGCAATGCCACCTGAAGATAAAGAAAATGTAGTATATACACagtatagtataataatataatatagtggCAATGAAATCAATCTGctcatttttctccattaattcaAACGGCGATAGAAGGCTACCCACCAAACTGACAACATGCCTACATCAGACGCACGCCCATCTACAAACCAATCAATGTCAAGTATAGGGGGATGCAGTCCACGTAGGTGATGGTGACAGGACTCAGGTATGTCATGTAAGGTTCTTTAGTGCGCTTGCATAATTGCAATGTGAAACATAAACTAACTAGATCAAATGGATACAATGTAACAAACATGGATCTTGGTTCAGACTTTCAAGTGTGAAAAGGCCCTTATGGTCACAGTTTTTCCCTGCttgcttctttctttcactcttaTGTTCTTAGCTAGTTCTgctcaaaagaaaatgaaaaaaggaaaaataaggCTTggttataaatgttttattgtccTAAATCAGGTGCAAACAGAGTATCCAGCTGGTTTGCGTAGTCTGCTGCAAATGGCCGTACCCATGAAAAAAAGCAACACCACAGCCAGCGCTGCTCCCACTCCACACAGCAGGGCTATCGACGGACAGGAGGCTGAGGAAAGAGGATtaaaagagcagaaaataaaCATCATCTTATCCATTACTTGCAGCTTTTAGCATTAGAGAGCAGAAAGGTAAGCACAGCATAGAAATCACTGGAAAAAGTGAATATGTATGCATTTTGCAgttatgttatatatatgtttagTGGCTTCATACCTCCTTGAATCACTTCAAgtgtgtggagcagagaggatgACTCTGGAGGAAACTCGGACAGCTCCGTCAGCTCATTTCGCACAATGTTCTCCTCCAGGAGGATGGGCCCCAGAGCAGCTGTTCCCTCCCACTGCAGACCTGGAGAAAGACCTTCTACCCCAATATAGGGAGCatgagagggggagaaaaaaaaaaaaaaactacttagTGCATTTAGTGCGCTGATTCAACTATTCACAACACGACTGATTGGTTGGTCAGACAATTAAAAGGGATTAGCTCAAAATCAATCCTCCAAAGACGCATAAACAGCATGTATGCTAAATTAAAGCAAGTGAGCTCATCTAAACATGGGTGGAATTTCTGCTTGTCTGTTAGTCAGCAGCTGATTTTACACTTTGTTACTAGAAACATCAAGTGTGAGGTTTGCTACCTCAGGACCATTCAGACAGCATCCCGCCAGTGTCATGGCCTTCTGAACATCAAAAAAAAATGAGCATAAACATATGTCTTTGTAGTATCTTTTTGTGGGTGATTGcacccaaaaaaagaaagaaaatactgtatatctaagTGCTTTGTTCATGATTGCACTGGAGATGGTGTCAAAATTTCCCCCACTGGGGTTAGCTTCTGTAAAATGTACCAGTATCTGCTGCAAggcttcttttctgtctctgcttgCTGCAGCTGGTCTCACAGCAGCTACACACTTCATTGTCTCCACCTGATGCCACCCATCTGTCCAGAGccaaaaatgtcttctgttaGAGACTGAGTAAAGCTTTTCAACGCATCAGAGTCACAGCAATGCGATTGTTACAGTATTACGGGTGAACACCTGCAtttaaacatgacagaaaacCTGCCAAATTAAAGTAATTGAGCAAACATTCAGCTGCATTAGTTACATTTCATAGATTATCTTCGTGAGAACTAACCTGTTGGCTTCAGTCAAGAATGAACACACTTTGTGTTGCGAGTCAATGGGAACAGAGACGGTTGTTGCTTTCAGGTGACATGTGATGTAGAGCTGTGAGGGAgttaaaaagacatgaaaagacATTGATGTATCAGAAATATTACACAGACTGCATCTCCATAACTTAAAACTTTCCAAGATGTTCTCATCAGTAGACATTggctttgttttctcttttttttgttggaaTTACCCAAACATTGGCAATTACTACTTCAAAATCTTTTAATCTATCTGAAATCTTGGTGAAACCACGTACACCAGATCCAATCCTGACTGTTTTTGGTGTTAAAGCACCAAATCTAGAGATGTTAAGTAGTTTTAACATTGGTGTCTTTTAGAACACGCCCAGTTAGATGAAAATTGTGTATCAAAATTAGAGGGAATGTAAGAAAGTCTTATTTAATGTCAACATAGTTCAGTATCCATGATCTGCtgcaaaatatacagtaacagtGCATGATATATATGTTTTCTCCCTTATTTTTGGGTCTGATGTTACCatctatatatacacatatatagtTTCTCCATATGACAATATCTTGGTCTCGGACCAAATTctcaaacagtttttaaaaggcCCTGATGGATTTGACAGTGGTTTGTTGCTTTTGGAAGAATTCCTATTTTGGCCCAATGATCCAGTTTTTCAAACTTTAGATTGATTCAGTGCAGAAATTCCTCCTATGACCTGATTGTACTGATGCATCAAATTTATTCTGAGTGgctcatatactgtacatggcCCAGATCCATTCTGGCGTCTTCAACCTATATTGTAGATTACTCAGTTTAATATTACCTAAGAGCGCAGTCATGTCCTCAGCTGGAAAGTATTTGAGCTAAGCATCTCAGAAACTGCCCTAAACACAGCGGTGCCTCCGAGAACATTAGGGGCTTCAAACAACACTTACCAATGTATATAGTAGGTGCCAATATAACACTCgagagacaaacacaagtcCAGAAAGAAAAAGGTTAAACTAACACCTCAGCTACCACAAGTTTGTCCCATCAAAACACACCTCCCTGCAGTGACCAGACTACATTAATAGAAAGTAGAACAAAATGTAGAAAAGTCAAATGTCTGACTACATGATAGTCGTGATACATGATCTGTAGTTTTAATCTGTCTAAACACATCTCGCACTAGCTGTACTTACTGAATTCCTGTGATCTTGGTGGAACCTGAAGGCTTTCAGCTGGAAATGAAGTTTATCCTCCTGGCTTCTCTGCATGAAGTAAGACTTGGCTCCCGTCAGCTTAGCATCAGTTAAACACCTTATATGGCAAAATGCAGGCACATGATTCATATTCATAAATACAGAAACTCGGTCCAACTATTCACAGGACAATAAATGCTCTTAATAGGTACAGTGTATGATATGCAAGTGTATATACAGCAGACAACATAAATCTTAATTATCATGACCAGCTGACCGTTTACATTTAGTGGCTGTTTGTGGCCCATTCAAATATACTCGCCCATAATTTTTGATGAAGGGGTATCTGGGTTGAGAATTGGGGTTGGGGCTCGCGGTGGCCACGCAGCTGTCCACATAGACCCTCATTGGAACATGGTGACCCTGAAGAACCGACGCCTCGATGTGCATCACGTCACTCAGGAAGTAAACACTGGAGGGCCGCTGCGACTGCCAGTCCTCTAATTaaatagagaagaaaaaaaatataaaatggaaaAGTAATGCTGGGGCCATCAGTCTGATTAGATGAAACTTAAATGATGCCCATGGGGAAGATTTggtctgtgcagcagcagagaataGGATATAGGTACTGTAACAATGAGGCAAACGTACTTTAAAGAAGTCAATAAATGAATTATAGATGTAGCATCGTCATTAACCTGGATAAGAAACACAGATGAGGGTCTGTGGCTGCTAAAACTAGTTTACAACTTCTCTGATTTCCTTCCTAACTTCATACAGTCCATGCAAATCTTGCAATAAGTCAATCACAAGAGTGGGGTGAAGTTCTGTAACCTTTAAAGATGAACAGCAATTTGGCATAGTTGCTATCCACAGCGTATAGTTTGGAATGAACCAGAAAGCATAATCAGCTGTTTATTGATCACTTCATGTAGAAGTGACCCTGTCGGGTCAGCCGTAGCCTACAAGGCATGTAATTTCAGCTCATCACCATGCATCAAAAGTTTCACTCCTGTTTATCAAGTCACCGCTCAGCATCTTTAAACAGTCACAGCAAAGTCTGCAAGGCCTTGAGTGATTGCAATTACACCCGTCGCCGGGGAAATTATCCAAACTGCCTGCTGCAAATCAAAgggtttttctttgcattttttttttctccacatcagctcaaagtttgttgtttttttgacgTGTCCCCACCTGTCATGAGACGCAGGGAGAAGTGCAGCTGCCGCTCTGCTAAGACTGTGGCTTCGAATGGCTTCCAGTTAGGCTTCACGGCGGTGCTGCTCACATAATGCCTCCTGTGAGGACAATTACAGGACGGACGGGCATTTCACTAGAGAGTGGTTTCATGGAGGTGGTTTTTAAATCCAGGCATATTAACTCACTCACATGGAAAGACATGAGTAGAGAGAGGATAACATAAAACAGGTAGACAGGAGGTAAACATGACAATAATCTGCGCTAATAGCAGGGCTAGATTTGGACTTGGCAGGAAAAGAGGGGGGATAATGCCAAATAATGAGGCTTTACCTTTGATAGTGGCATTGAATTACCACCTCAGCAGGGTTGGTCTTAAAAATGAAGGTGTTGCCGATGGGTGTTGGAGAGTAcatcagagagaagctgtagaTGAGGGCCTGCTCTGTCATCTAAAAAGAGAGCACAAAAACGTTACAGCGACttcaaatacacaagaaaaagaTGGGcagtaaaagaaacagaaagccACACACCCTCATTGTGCTGCCACAGCCCTGTAGCACCGTCTGGAACTGCAGGATGTGGTCAGCGGTGTCTAGTGCGGCGCAGCCTCCTAAGGTCAGATCTCTTGGATGGATCAACTGACCGTTTCCTAAGAACAAAGAGGGAAAAGGCGCAGCTTAAATCAAGACCATTACCTGAGGCCATTTCTTTTCCTGGTCCAGTCAATAACACTCACAGCAAGTGCAGGTTCAGCCACAGGACAAATAAAAAGGTTTCTTAATGCGTCGCTGTGAAGACAACATTTGAGCAAGCAGAATGCCCCCCTTCTCGGAGTGAAGAAATAAGAGGAAACATAATATTGATCGCCGAGTCCATAGTCTGTGCCATTTGCAGTAATCAGCACTGAGTGTCCCATCTTCACCGTTCCATTCAATTTTCCAATTCGGGCCTGACCCTTTGTTTTTCAGACATCAAGGGAACAGAGGAAAAGGCATGTGAAATGGCCACAGCAGCCTCCTCCGCCCTTCTCCCAGCAAAGAAAACCTCACAACTGATCAATTCCGGCAGCCATTACCTAAGAAGTTCTGTTTGACCTCTATGGTGACCTCTCCTTCACCACAGCGCACTGCCACACTGTCAGCTGACACAGGCACCCTCTGCTCAAACTTCACCAGAACctaaaatacaatttaaattgATTCACACTGAACTTATAGGGCGCATAGATCAAAAAGGCTGCATGTAAATCATTGagatgaaaagtttttttttaagtaccTTTGATTTCTGCTTGACTGTTGGGTTCAGATTTGGGCCTTGAATCAACTTTTCAACTTGGTCTGTTCCCCTCAGCTCCAGCAGCTCTGGGGTCAGCTCTCTTGCCTCCGATCTCTGCTGGTTTTGAAAAGTTTGCTCTGAAAGAGGCCGGAGAGGTTTCTGTTTGTCAGCGCTAACAGCTGGC is a window encoding:
- the LOC137177222 gene encoding zona pellucida sperm-binding protein 3-like isoform X2, which codes for MGFREAVLLGFVLLFSGGNLCTASQNFSTNETLNQTLQEEVTQLPRSPQIRDHQSNRAEHGDPVRSPVTYRLKTYQLRKPAVSADKQKPLRPLSEQTFQNQQRSEARELTPELLELRGTDQVEKLIQGPNLNPTVKQKSKVLVKFEQRVPVSADSVAVRCGEGEVTIEVKQNFLGNGQLIHPRDLTLGGCAALDTADHILQFQTVLQGCGSTMRMTEQALIYSFSLMYSPTPIGNTFIFKTNPAEVVIQCHYQRRHYVSSTAVKPNWKPFEATVLAERQLHFSLRLMTEDWQSQRPSSVYFLSDVMHIEASVLQGHHVPMRVYVDSCVATASPNPNSQPRYPFIKNYGCLTDAKLTGAKSYFMQRSQEDKLHFQLKAFRFHQDHRNSLYITCHLKATTVSVPIDSQHKVCSFLTEANRWVASGGDNEVCSCCETSCSKQRQKRSLAADTGLSPGLQWEGTAALGPILLEENIVRNELTELSEFPPESSSLLHTLEVIQGASCPSIALLCGVGAALAVVLLFFMGTAICSRLRKPAGYSVCT
- the LOC137177222 gene encoding zona pellucida sperm-binding protein 3-like isoform X1; protein product: MGFREAVLLGFVLLFSGGNLCTASQNFSTNETLNQTLQEEVTQLPRSPQIRDHQSNRAEHGDPVRSPVTYRLKTYQLRKPAVSADKQKPLRPLSEQTFQNQQRSEARELTPELLELRGTDQVEKLIQGPNLNPTVKQKSKVLVKFEQRVPVSADSVAVRCGEGEVTIEVKQNFLGNGQLIHPRDLTLGGCAALDTADHILQFQTVLQGCGSTMRMTEQALIYSFSLMYSPTPIGNTFIFKTNPAEVVIQCHYQRRHYVSSTAVKPNWKPFEATVLAERQLHFSLRLMTEDWQSQRPSSVYFLSDVMHIEASVLQGHHVPMRVYVDSCVATASPNPNSQPRYPFIKNYGCLTDAKLTGAKSYFMQRSQEDKLHFQLKAFRFHQDHRNSLYITCHLKATTVSVPIDSQHKVCSFLTEANRWVASGGDNEVCSCCETSCSKQRQKRSLAADTEGLSPGLQWEGTAALGPILLEENIVRNELTELSEFPPESSSLLHTLEVIQGASCPSIALLCGVGAALAVVLLFFMGTAICSRLRKPAGYSVCT